Below is a window of Syntrophorhabdaceae bacterium DNA.
TTTCCTGTCTGCATCGGATACAACACCTATACCCCTTATATTTGCAAGGTCTGTTATGACAGTATGTGTCATGCCTGCAGATATCCATGAGTATCTTTTATCACCTGTGTTCTCGAAGGGATAAACAAGGATGTTTAGTTGTTTGGCATATAAGGGTGTGGTAGATAAGCCTAATAATATAAGGGATAGGGTTATTACGAGAAAAGAGGGTCTTTTCATAAATATCTTCTCCTTAAGTGATATGGGATATCTTTCTCTATTATGACAATTTAAAGAACTATATACAAGAAAAATTATTTGATAGGTTGAAGATGGAACATTGCATACAATGGGGTATGCGTATTCATTCGGATATTATCTGGGTCTGGAAGGTATATATCTCTGTATTTTTGTCCTTCCATGCATTTTTATATAGACCTGCCTTTATACAGGTCTGCCTTAAAAATTCCTCTCTGTCCCAGTTATATTCTGT
It encodes the following:
- a CDS encoding AMMECR1 domain-containing protein gives rise to the protein MVLVIQCASSDKSVHLLACSVAKNGNLTGIQKVATEYNWDREEFLRQTCIKAGLYKNAWKDKNTEIYTFQTQIISE